Proteins from a single region of Pseudarthrobacter sp. NIBRBAC000502772:
- a CDS encoding ABC transporter ATP-binding protein: MSATSAAPAAGSAATDDSVVKVTNLVAGYLPGVNILNGCSIEARKGELIGIIGPNGAGKSTLLKAMFGLVKVHSGTVVVRGQDITGLKANKLVTKGVGFVPQNNNVFATLTIEENMQMGMFQRPKDFAERFDFVTSLFPELGKRRAQRAGSLSGGERQMVAMGRALMMEPAVLLLDEPSAGLSPVKQDETFLRVHEINRAGVSVIMVEQNARRCLQICDRAYVLDQGRDAYTGTGRELMKDPKVIQLYLGTLADEV, translated from the coding sequence ATGAGCGCCACGAGTGCGGCTCCCGCTGCCGGTAGCGCGGCAACCGACGATTCGGTCGTCAAGGTAACAAACCTCGTTGCCGGCTACCTTCCCGGCGTGAACATCCTGAACGGCTGCAGCATCGAAGCCCGCAAAGGTGAACTGATCGGCATCATTGGCCCCAACGGTGCCGGCAAATCAACGCTTCTCAAGGCCATGTTCGGTCTGGTGAAAGTCCATTCGGGCACAGTCGTGGTGCGTGGCCAGGACATCACCGGGCTCAAAGCCAACAAGTTGGTGACCAAGGGCGTGGGATTCGTCCCGCAGAACAACAATGTGTTCGCCACGCTGACTATCGAAGAGAACATGCAGATGGGCATGTTCCAGCGCCCCAAGGACTTCGCCGAGCGGTTTGATTTTGTGACCAGCCTGTTTCCCGAGCTCGGCAAGCGCCGGGCCCAGCGGGCTGGGTCGCTCTCCGGCGGCGAACGTCAGATGGTGGCCATGGGACGCGCGCTGATGATGGAGCCCGCCGTCCTGCTCCTTGATGAGCCCTCCGCAGGCCTCTCCCCTGTCAAGCAGGACGAAACCTTCCTGCGGGTGCACGAGATCAACCGGGCAGGCGTCTCGGTGATCATGGTGGAACAGAATGCCCGCCGTTGCCTCCAGATCTGCGACCGCGCCTATGTGCTTGACCAAGGAAGGGACGCTTACACCGGAACCGGGCGGGAACTGATGAAGGACCCCAAGGTGATCCAGCTGTACCTCGGCACTTTGGCGGACGAGGTCTAA
- a CDS encoding branched-chain amino acid ABC transporter permease produces MDFGFIFSSAASELFSPTTAAYALAALGLAVHFGYSGLLNFGQAGFMAVGAYGFAISTLTFGVPFFVGLVIAVICSVIFAMLLGIPTLRLRADYLAIVTIAAAEIVRYIVTTNQLTAVTGSANGLAAFEGGFYAMNPFPAGSYMGMNNRDFFIRIVGWGLVVICCTLVWLLMRSPWGRVLKGIREDENAVRSLGKNVYAYKMQALIIGGVLGALAGMIFTLPRGAVQPANYGTELTFFLYTCLLLGGLGTVLGPVIGAMIFWVVLSLTQGILYGLIESGAVTWLNTVQAGQLRYILVGVALMLLMIFRPQGVFGNKKELAFA; encoded by the coding sequence ATGGATTTCGGATTCATTTTCTCCAGCGCTGCCAGCGAACTCTTCAGCCCGACCACCGCGGCCTATGCCCTTGCGGCCCTCGGACTGGCAGTCCACTTCGGCTACTCCGGCCTGCTGAACTTTGGCCAGGCCGGCTTTATGGCGGTGGGCGCCTACGGCTTCGCCATCTCGACGCTCACGTTTGGCGTCCCCTTCTTTGTGGGACTGGTCATCGCCGTAATCTGTTCGGTCATCTTCGCGATGCTCCTGGGCATCCCGACGCTGCGGTTGCGCGCGGACTACCTGGCAATCGTCACGATCGCGGCCGCGGAAATCGTCCGCTACATTGTCACGACCAACCAGCTGACCGCCGTGACCGGTTCGGCCAACGGCCTAGCCGCCTTCGAAGGCGGGTTCTACGCCATGAACCCGTTCCCCGCGGGCTCGTACATGGGCATGAACAACCGGGACTTCTTCATCCGCATCGTCGGCTGGGGCCTCGTCGTCATCTGCTGCACACTGGTGTGGCTGCTGATGAGGAGCCCATGGGGCCGCGTACTCAAGGGCATCCGCGAGGACGAAAACGCGGTACGGTCCCTCGGCAAGAACGTATATGCCTACAAAATGCAGGCCCTCATCATCGGTGGCGTGCTCGGCGCCCTGGCGGGCATGATCTTTACGCTCCCCCGCGGCGCAGTCCAGCCGGCCAACTACGGCACCGAACTGACGTTCTTCCTGTACACCTGCCTGCTGCTCGGCGGCCTCGGCACGGTGCTGGGACCCGTCATCGGCGCGATGATCTTCTGGGTGGTGCTGTCCCTCACACAGGGCATCCTGTACGGCCTGATCGAATCCGGCGCCGTCACCTGGCTGAACACAGTCCAGGCCGGCCAGCTGCGTTACATCCTTGTGGGTGTCGCACTGATGCTGCTGATGATCTTCAGGCCCCAGGGCGTCTTCGGTAACAAGAAGGAGCTGGCGTTCGCATGA
- a CDS encoding ABC transporter substrate-binding protein, whose translation MISLSPAAPRLAKLTALSVGVAFLVTACGGTSTPSSTETTTSASGISCPAPGAAPGSTSTAGAGGAVPPATTVTETPLKLGSLLPTTGSLAFLGPPEIAGVNLGIKEVNDAGGVLGKPVEVIHRDSGDTKTDIATQSTSALLGQGVSAIIGAASSGVSKTVINQITGAGVIQFSPANTSPDFTTWDDKGLYWRTAPSDVLQGKVLGNYMATCGAQTVGMIVLNDAYGTGLASNVKSAFEAAGGKVVAEELFNEGDSQFSSQVDKVIAAKPDAIALITFDQAKSIVPLMTGKGVKPTQMFLVDGNTSDYSKDFQAGTLKGAQGTIPGTFAKDAFKKKLLAIDPALKDYSYAGESYDAVNLIALATEAAKSTSGVEIAKQLKAVSESGEKCTDFASCVTLLRNGKDIDYDGQSGPVTFSDAGDPTEAYIGIYEYQDDNKYAPSKEEFGKL comes from the coding sequence ATGATTTCACTTTCCCCGGCGGCACCCCGTCTTGCTAAGCTCACAGCGCTTAGCGTCGGCGTCGCCTTTCTGGTTACAGCCTGTGGTGGTACCTCCACCCCGAGCTCGACAGAAACCACCACGTCAGCATCTGGGATCTCCTGCCCCGCTCCCGGCGCGGCTCCCGGAAGCACATCAACGGCAGGCGCTGGAGGCGCTGTTCCGCCTGCAACCACCGTCACGGAAACGCCGCTCAAGCTGGGTTCCCTGCTCCCCACCACCGGCTCCCTGGCCTTCCTCGGGCCGCCCGAAATCGCGGGTGTGAATCTTGGCATCAAGGAAGTTAATGATGCCGGGGGTGTCCTGGGCAAGCCTGTGGAAGTGATCCACCGTGACTCCGGCGACACTAAGACAGATATCGCCACGCAGTCCACCAGCGCGCTCCTCGGCCAGGGCGTCAGCGCCATCATCGGTGCCGCGTCTTCCGGTGTCTCCAAGACGGTCATCAACCAGATCACCGGTGCCGGTGTCATCCAGTTCTCGCCCGCCAACACCTCCCCGGATTTCACTACCTGGGATGACAAGGGCCTCTACTGGCGTACTGCGCCGTCAGATGTGCTGCAGGGTAAGGTCCTTGGCAACTACATGGCCACCTGTGGTGCACAGACTGTGGGCATGATCGTGCTCAACGACGCCTACGGAACCGGCCTTGCCAGCAACGTCAAGTCCGCCTTCGAAGCGGCTGGCGGCAAGGTGGTTGCGGAGGAGCTCTTCAACGAGGGCGACTCCCAGTTCAGCAGCCAGGTGGACAAGGTCATTGCGGCCAAGCCCGACGCGATTGCCCTGATCACCTTTGACCAGGCCAAGAGCATCGTGCCGCTGATGACGGGCAAGGGTGTCAAGCCCACCCAGATGTTCCTCGTGGACGGCAACACTTCCGACTACAGCAAGGACTTCCAGGCCGGCACCTTGAAGGGCGCCCAGGGAACCATCCCGGGCACCTTCGCCAAGGATGCGTTCAAGAAGAAGCTGCTCGCCATTGATCCGGCCCTGAAGGACTACAGCTACGCCGGTGAGTCCTACGACGCTGTGAACCTGATCGCCCTTGCCACTGAAGCCGCCAAGAGCACCAGCGGCGTTGAGATTGCCAAGCAGCTCAAGGCAGTCTCGGAGTCGGGTGAGAAGTGCACCGACTTCGCCTCCTGCGTCACGCTGCTCCGCAACGGCAAGGACATCGACTACGACGGCCAGTCAGGTCCGGTGACGTTCTCCGACGCCGGCGACCCGACGGAAGCCTACATCGGCATCTACGAGTACCAGGACGACAACAAGTACGCGCCGTCCAAGGAAGAATTCGGCAAGCTGTAA
- a CDS encoding NAD(P)/FAD-dependent oxidoreductase produces MATTPELQDRPRVLVVGGGYVGLYVALKLQKKIANAGGIVTLVDPLPYMTYQPFLPEVAGGNIEARHAVVSHRQHLKQTELIQGSVTSIDHANRTAVVAPADGGEHIEIPYFDIVVAAGAITRTFPIKGLADKGIGLKTIEEAVALRNKVLERLEAASTIADPAARAKALTFVVVGGGFAGIECIAEMEDLARAAVKNNPRIRQEEVRFVLVEAMGRIMPEVTAPQAEWVVEHLRSRGIEVLLNTSLDSAEGSLKLINLPDKSFAQEFEADTLVWTAGVQANPMIRSSDFPLEPRGRVRVLPDLRIAGDEGIIDNAWAAGDIAAVPDLTGSGLPDGTCVPNAQHALRQAKRLAKNLWASRWDKPLKDYKHKNLGAVAGFGEWKGVANINLVGRIGLKGPLAWLAHRGYHGMAMPTMERKVRVIMGWILAFFMGRDTTQLIDLDNPRGAFVAAATPAPKPAAAAPAPAASAPEASAGAAKPGSAEATSVDPKQSVTADAK; encoded by the coding sequence ATGGCAACCACCCCAGAGCTCCAGGACCGTCCCAGGGTACTCGTCGTCGGCGGCGGGTACGTCGGCCTGTACGTAGCACTCAAACTGCAGAAGAAGATCGCGAATGCCGGTGGCATCGTCACCCTCGTGGATCCACTGCCCTACATGACTTACCAGCCCTTCCTGCCCGAAGTGGCCGGCGGCAACATCGAGGCCCGCCACGCAGTGGTCTCGCACCGCCAGCACCTGAAGCAGACTGAACTCATCCAGGGCAGCGTCACCTCGATCGACCACGCCAACCGCACCGCCGTCGTGGCGCCCGCGGACGGTGGAGAACACATCGAGATCCCCTACTTCGACATCGTGGTGGCCGCTGGCGCCATCACCCGCACCTTCCCCATCAAGGGCCTGGCGGACAAGGGCATCGGCCTGAAGACCATCGAAGAGGCCGTGGCCCTTCGCAACAAGGTGCTTGAGCGACTCGAAGCCGCGTCCACCATCGCGGACCCTGCTGCCCGTGCCAAGGCGCTGACCTTCGTGGTTGTCGGTGGCGGCTTCGCCGGCATCGAGTGCATCGCCGAAATGGAAGACCTGGCCCGCGCCGCGGTCAAGAACAACCCCCGCATCCGTCAGGAAGAAGTTCGCTTCGTCCTGGTTGAAGCCATGGGCCGCATCATGCCCGAGGTCACGGCACCGCAGGCCGAATGGGTTGTGGAGCACCTCCGCAGCCGCGGCATCGAGGTCCTGCTGAACACCTCCCTGGACAGCGCTGAGGGCTCCCTGAAGCTCATCAACCTCCCGGACAAGTCCTTTGCCCAGGAATTCGAAGCCGACACACTCGTCTGGACTGCCGGCGTGCAGGCCAACCCCATGATCCGCTCCTCCGACTTCCCGCTGGAACCGCGCGGCCGCGTCCGGGTCCTGCCGGACCTCCGCATCGCCGGCGATGAAGGCATCATCGACAACGCCTGGGCTGCCGGCGACATCGCCGCAGTGCCGGACCTTACGGGCAGCGGCCTGCCGGACGGCACCTGCGTCCCGAACGCCCAGCACGCACTGCGCCAGGCCAAGCGCCTCGCCAAGAACCTCTGGGCTTCGCGCTGGGACAAGCCGCTGAAGGATTACAAGCACAAGAACCTGGGTGCTGTGGCTGGCTTCGGCGAGTGGAAGGGTGTCGCGAACATCAACCTCGTGGGCCGCATTGGCCTCAAGGGCCCGCTCGCCTGGCTGGCCCACCGCGGCTACCACGGTATGGCCATGCCTACCATGGAGCGCAAGGTCCGCGTCATCATGGGTTGGATCCTCGCGTTCTTTATGGGCCGCGACACCACCCAGCTGATCGACCTCGACAACCCGCGCGGTGCCTTCGTGGCCGCTGCCACACCGGCTCCCAAGCCGGCTGCGGCTGCTCCCGCCCCGGCGGCCAGCGCGCCGGAGGCATCCGCCGGAGCGGCAAAGCCCGGCTCTGCGGAGGCCACCAGCGTGGACCCCAAGCAGTCGGTCACCGCGGACGCCAAGTAA
- a CDS encoding N-acetyltransferase, translated as MTGEKNLQTLLATLKPVLREGEYVYVLWPHGRPLEPGIEAAVREAEGLTVVLPRERADSLGLHYDFVAAWITLEVHSALEAVGLTAAVGKALTDARISCNVLAGFHHDHLLVPVADAPRAVEVLAELSAASRHVPRPELLLRNETAADRDKILALTGEAFAVSPVTGLPVDGEPGEVDVLRRLFECEDYLPEFSVVAVLDDEIVGHVISTRGWVGDYGLLGLGPIGVTPRLQRHGIGTALMNDTIARANAAGEGGIALLGSTEYYPRFGFVPAASFGVLPPDAAWGDHFQLLPLAVWPGGVHGTFRYAGPLAGE; from the coding sequence ATGACTGGCGAAAAGAACCTCCAGACCCTGCTGGCAACACTGAAACCGGTACTGCGGGAGGGGGAGTACGTCTACGTCCTGTGGCCGCATGGCAGGCCGCTCGAGCCCGGCATCGAAGCTGCCGTCCGTGAGGCCGAGGGCCTGACGGTCGTCCTGCCGCGGGAAAGGGCAGACAGCCTGGGGCTGCACTACGACTTTGTGGCGGCCTGGATCACCCTGGAAGTGCACTCTGCGCTGGAGGCTGTTGGCCTGACCGCCGCCGTGGGGAAGGCCCTGACCGACGCCAGGATCAGCTGCAACGTGCTGGCCGGCTTCCACCATGACCACCTGCTGGTGCCGGTGGCGGACGCGCCACGCGCCGTCGAAGTACTCGCTGAGCTGTCAGCGGCCAGCCGGCACGTGCCGCGGCCCGAGCTGCTGCTCCGGAACGAGACGGCTGCGGACAGGGACAAGATCCTCGCATTGACGGGCGAGGCGTTCGCGGTCTCCCCGGTCACGGGCCTGCCGGTGGACGGGGAGCCCGGGGAGGTGGACGTGCTCCGCCGCCTCTTCGAGTGCGAGGACTACCTGCCCGAGTTCAGCGTGGTGGCGGTGCTCGACGACGAGATAGTCGGCCATGTGATCAGCACACGGGGCTGGGTGGGCGACTACGGGTTGCTTGGGCTCGGGCCCATCGGTGTGACACCAAGGCTGCAGCGCCATGGGATCGGCACTGCCCTCATGAACGACACGATTGCCCGGGCCAACGCGGCGGGGGAAGGCGGGATTGCACTGCTGGGCAGCACCGAATACTACCCGCGCTTCGGCTTTGTCCCGGCTGCGTCCTTCGGCGTCCTCCCTCCCGACGCCGCCTGGGGGGACCACTTCCAGCTGCTCCCGCTGGCGGTCTGGCCCGGCGGGGTCCACGGGACGTTCCGGTACGCCGGACCGCTTGCGGGCGAATGA
- a CDS encoding ABC transporter ATP-binding protein, which produces MSTHSEEPRPSEEIDYMTDTRPIAAGDTAPGCKKRDPIVVAENVTRSFGGINAVDVEYLEIPRHKITALIGPNGAGKTTLFNLLTGFDMPNSGKWQFEGNSLAGVSPYKVARMGMVRTFQLTKVMGKLTVMENMRLGGSQQPGERLSKALFKGLWGGREKEITAQANVLLEKFKLDAKKDDYAASLSGGQRKLLEMARSLMVRPKLVMLDEPMAGVNPALTQSLLDHIKNLKAEGMTVLFVEHDMNMVRHIADWVVVMAEGKIVAEGPPGEVMKNPAVIDAYLGAHHDVDLGDAEGIKELAAELEADEESIVGTENAGIISIDVLEQELEENRAEEPRRKEKDTE; this is translated from the coding sequence ATGAGCACGCATAGCGAAGAACCCCGTCCGTCGGAGGAAATTGACTACATGACGGACACGCGTCCGATCGCGGCCGGGGACACCGCCCCCGGCTGCAAGAAGCGTGATCCGATCGTGGTGGCGGAAAACGTCACCCGCAGCTTCGGCGGCATCAACGCCGTCGACGTCGAATACCTGGAGATCCCGCGGCACAAGATCACAGCGCTGATCGGCCCGAACGGAGCAGGTAAGACCACCCTTTTCAATCTGCTGACCGGATTCGATATGCCGAACTCGGGCAAATGGCAGTTCGAAGGCAACAGCCTTGCCGGCGTCTCACCTTACAAAGTGGCACGGATGGGGATGGTGAGGACCTTCCAGCTGACCAAGGTCATGGGAAAGCTCACCGTCATGGAGAACATGCGGCTCGGCGGCTCGCAACAGCCCGGTGAGCGCCTCTCCAAGGCCCTGTTCAAGGGCCTCTGGGGCGGCCGGGAAAAGGAGATCACTGCCCAGGCCAACGTCCTGCTTGAGAAGTTCAAGCTGGACGCCAAGAAGGACGACTACGCTGCCTCGCTTTCCGGAGGCCAGCGGAAACTCCTGGAAATGGCACGTTCGCTGATGGTCAGGCCCAAGCTGGTCATGCTGGACGAGCCCATGGCAGGCGTCAACCCGGCGCTGACCCAGTCCCTCCTGGACCACATCAAGAACCTCAAGGCGGAAGGCATGACCGTGCTTTTCGTGGAGCACGACATGAACATGGTGCGCCATATCGCCGATTGGGTGGTAGTGATGGCGGAAGGAAAGATCGTTGCCGAGGGCCCTCCTGGCGAAGTCATGAAGAATCCGGCAGTCATCGATGCCTATCTGGGGGCCCACCACGACGTGGACCTTGGCGACGCCGAGGGCATCAAGGAACTTGCAGCCGAGCTGGAAGCCGATGAGGAGTCGATTGTCGGTACTGAGAACGCGGGCATCATCTCCATCGATGTGCTTGAGCAGGAGCTTGAGGAGAATCGTGCGGAAGAACCACGTCGCAAAGAAAAGGACACAGAATGA